Sequence from the Clostridium butyricum genome:
ACTGATGAAATTCAGAAAAAAATAGATGAAGATAAAATTGATGAAATAGTTCAGGTTAGAAAAAAATATTCTGATGATAAATTTATAAACAACTACGTTGATAGTTTGAAAAGTTTAAAAAACAATAAAGAAGCTAGATATGATAACATAAAGAAATATTTTGAAGTGTACAAAGATATTGATCATATAAATGAAGAGTGCCCTTTAGTTTTAGATGAAGCAATAAAACATTTTTATGGGGAAAATTCAGGCTTTGAATTTTATGTGGAAAAACATAATAAGTTTAAGTCATATTATGTGGATAGATTATATGAGTATGAACAAATTATAGTATATTTTATATTTAGATATTTTATGAAGGCTGTTTTTGATTATGATGTATCTGCAAAAATTAAAATGGCAGTTATAAGCATGTTGATAATAGAAGAGTTAGATGTGGTTAGATGGTGTAAAAATAATGAAGAGTTTAACTTGAATAATCAAGTAGATATAGTAAAGCTGTATTCTAAAGACATTGAACATTCAGAAGAAAATGTAGAATCACTTTATGAAAGCTTTGAAACAAAGAGTATATTTAGTTTTGAAAATTTATTAACAATAATAAATAACTAAAAATGCTAACCCAAAGAGTATAAAGATTATATTATAATACTTGTAGGAAAATTGTTTTATAGCTCAAAATGTAGCAAAATATAATAATATAGTATTTAAATTAAGTTCAGATTTATAGATTGTAATAATATAAGTCTGGGCTTTTTTATATTTACATAAATCTATGAAAATGAATCATATAAAATGATAACAAATCGAGACTTCTAGCATAATATAATATCAGGTAATTCTTAAGTTTCACGGAATACTAATTGAAGAAATTTAGAAAGCCATAGATTCTAAAATATTGAAAAAATATTTAAGTTTTAATATTAACAAATGCTATAGAGCATTATGTTTTGCTACAAAGGAGAGAAGAACATGAAAAACAGAAAGCATGGTTGCTGTCAACCATATAATAAATGTAGTTGCAAAGAAAAAAGTTGTTGGGGTGGAAAAAAATCTTGTAATAAATGTACAAGACATTGTCACTGTACACCAGAGTATTCTTCAGAAAGTACTCCAGATTGTGGATATGATTGTAATTTAAGTTGTGCTTCAGAAGAAATTCACTGTTGCAATTCTTGTGGCTGTGGAAAAGATAAATGTCATAGTGCATGTACACCAGAATGCACACCAGAATGTCCTCCAGTATGCACACCAGAATGTGGATATGATTGTAATTTAAGCTGTGGTTCAGAAGAACGTCATAGCTGTAATTCTTGTGGATGCAGAAGAGATAAATGCCATAGCGAATGTACACCAGAATGTCCTCCAAAATGCACATCAGAATGTGGACATGATTGTAATTTGAGCTATGCTTCAGAAGAAATAGATTGTTGTGAATACAGACCACATAAAAAATGCAGATATCATACAGTATGTACACCAGAATGTCCTCCAAGATGTACTCCAGAGTGCGAGTATGATTGTGACTTTAGCTCTGTATCTGAAGATATGAGTTCAAGTGATGATAATTTTAGCTTTAGCTCTTATGAAAGATCTTGCGATGAACCAGAATGTGGCCGTTCAAAATCTGATTGTAATTTTATTAGCCATAGATGCTGTGATAGTTGTGGCGAATGCTTCATAGGCGGAATAGAAGAAGGATATTGTGAAGGCTATGAAGAAGGATTAAAAAAGAAATGCAAAAATCAATACAAATGTGGATATGATGCAGGATACAAAGAAGGTTATGATGCTGGATACGAAAAAGCAAAACAAGAAGTTCAAGCATATGTTGATAAAGTAAGGAAATGCAGAAAGAACAAATGCTGTTGTAGATTCTAAATTTAAAATATTAACAATCATCATTTAATATTTTAATAAATAAGAGGAATAGTGTATATCTATTCCTCCTTATTTTTTTCATTATTATTATAAATAATAGTACTTAAATTTCTCTAGATGCACATAATAAATTATAGAAACTACTAAAAAGTTTCTGCAATTATAATAATAAAAAAAATCGTATAGCAAGTAATTAAATACATAATTTATGTTATAATGGAACAATGAAGAATATTTTATTGTATATGGAGGTAGAAGAAAAAATGAATAAAGGTATATCGTTAGATTTATCAAAAGTAGCACCTTATTTAGCTACATCTGAAGTTGACTATATGGAAGATATGGTGAAATGTGCACATGATAAATTACACAATGGAACAGGCGCAGGTAATGACTTCTTGGGATGGATTGATCTACCTGTTAATTATGACAAAGACGAATTTGAAAGAATAAAAAAGTCTGCTGAAAAGATTCAATCTGATTCAGAAGTTTTAATAGTAATCGGAATCGGTGGTTCATATCTTGGAGCTAGAGCGGCTATAGAAATGTTAACTAATAATTTCCACAATGCATTAGATAATGATAAAAGAAAAGCTCCTAAGATTTTCTACGTAGGAAACAACATAAGTTCAA
This genomic interval carries:
- the fliB gene encoding flagellin lysine-N-methylase, whose amino-acid sequence is MRTRVPDYFKKFKCIASECEDTCCAGWEIVVDDETYDYYKCIKGKFGNRLKNEIVQDEDGDNIFILKGNRCAFLNDRDLCDIYNELGEEHLCYTCKEYPRFTEEFGSIREVGLSLSCPEAARIILGKTNITEFDVVEDDDMVSAYNDISYDIFMQLSTSRNLIMNTIQNRSMELSHRISIILSFTDEIQKKIDEDKIDEIVQVRKKYSDDKFINNYVDSLKSLKNNKEARYDNIKKYFEVYKDIDHINEECPLVLDEAIKHFYGENSGFEFYVEKHNKFKSYYVDRLYEYEQIIVYFIFRYFMKAVFDYDVSAKIKMAVISMLIIEELDVVRWCKNNEEFNLNNQVDIVKLYSKDIEHSEENVESLYESFETKSIFSFENLLTIINN